A genomic stretch from Chiloscyllium plagiosum isolate BGI_BamShark_2017 chromosome 2, ASM401019v2, whole genome shotgun sequence includes:
- the ankrd34bb gene encoding ankyrin repeat domain 34Bb, whose product MDTAMEVRTDGNSLLKAVYLSRLRLTRLLLEGGAYINESNERGETPLMIACKTKHVDQQSISKVKMVKYLLENQADPNIQDKSGKTALMHACIEQAGAEVIALLLASGADPSLEDHSGGSALVYSVNSDDKEALKVLLDACKAKGKDVIIITMDKSPSGRQTTKQYLNVPPSPNIEDRHSLISCTSPSDIELKTSSPPLTNNIVKDKQVFNFRDPVHLFSDKDSSDSASPNKRSSQSRPEAKFPQLQRLNSEPWLAIPSSLSSQHKTSSFHEEIQNLTTEENLSLKINGLTLPKRLFTRHQSIDVKETAALLRTLDQESALTAPRKFSCDEIHSQPLHPGLCCNNTIPVDQDPDSIQTISVSSLQSIVQKRNLGLDHYNSDSQLTICSKQTVTDESKMLLDRKKMVTSPLSVLTSSRESLDNLPTGSLSTAGKKHTGILERRGSGTLLLNQISQTRPGYLPPLNVNPQRPVPDITANNKGPASLPNATKPLIPSAPNTQKRTDVKTKKMLFRRHSVQVEQMKQLANFEEIFGQ is encoded by the coding sequence ATGGACACAGCCATGGAAGTACGCACAGATGGTAACTCTCTGTTAAAAGCTGTCTACCTGAGCAGACTGCGCCTCACCAGATTACTGCTGGAAGGTGGGGCTTACATCAATGAAAGTAATGAACGCGGCGAAACCCCTCTAAtgattgcttgcaagacaaagcatGTGGACCAACAAAGTATCAGCAAAGTGAAAATGGTGAAATATCTTCTGGAAAACCAGGCAGATCCTAATATTCAGGACAAATCAGGAAAGACTGCTTTAATGCATGCATGCATAGAGCAGGCTGGTGCAGAGGTCATAGCATTACTGCTGGCAAGTGGAGCTGACCCAAGTTTAGAAGATCATTCAGGTGGTTCTGCTTTAGTTTATTCAGTAAATTCTGATGACAAGGAAGCCCTCAAGGTACTGCTGGATGCCtgtaaagcaaaaggaaaagacGTAATTATCATCACAATGGACAAGTCACCCTCAGGCAGGCAGACGACTAAGCAGTATCTAAATGTACCCCCTTCTCCGAACATTGAAGATCGCCATTCACTAATCTCTTGCACTTCACCCTCCGATATTGAGCTGAAAACATCATCACCTCCCTTAACAAACAATATAGTGAAAGATAAGCAGGTTTTTAACTTCAGAGACCCAGTTCACCTCTTCAGTGACAAAGATTCCTCTGATTCAGCTTCTCCAAACAAGAGGTCTAGCCAGTCACGACCTGAGGCCAAGTTTCCACAGTTGCAAAGGTTGAACTCTGAACCCTGGTTGGCCATTCCTTCGTCACTCTCATCTCAGCACAAAACATCTTCATTTCATGAAGAGATCCAGAACCTAACCACAGAAGAaaacctctccctgaaaatcaaTGGCTTAACTCTTCCCAAGCGACTCTTTACCAGGCATCAGAGTATTGATGTCAAAGAGACTGCAGCCCTCTTAAGAACCTTAGACCAAGAATCAGCTTTAACTGCTCCAAGAAAATTTTCCTGTGATGAAATACACTCTCAACCACTTCACCCAGGGCTGTGTTGTAATAATACAATTCCTGTGGACCAGGATCCAGATTCAAtacaaacaatttctgtttcaagTTTACAGAGTATTGTCCAGAAAAGAAACTTGGGCCTTGATCATTATAATTCTGACTCACAGCTCACAATATGTTCAAAGCAAACAGTAACAGATGAAAGCAAAATGTTACTGGATCGGAAGAAAATGGTTACTTCTCCATTATCTGTGCTAACCAGTTCGAGAGAGTCTCTGGATAATTTGCCAACTGGCTCTCTGAGCACTGCAGGCAAGAAACACACTGGGATTTTGGAGAGGCGAGGTTCAGGGACCCTGCTCTTAAATCAGATTTCACAAACAAGACCAGGCTACCTCCCACCTTTAAATGTAAATCCGCAACGTCCAGTTCCAGATATCACAGCCAACAACAAAGGCCCTGCATCACTTCCCAATGCCACAAAGCCTCTAATACCATCAGCTCCAAACACTCAAAAACGAACAGATGTCAAAACCAAAAAGATGTTGTTCAGGAGACATTCAGTCCAAGTAGAGCAAATGAAACAGCTGGCAAATTTTGAGGAAATATTTGGACAGTGA